The nucleotide window CGAAGACCGTTGACGGGTGGATTTCCGTGTTCGCCACGGGAACGGATTATGAAGCGTCCCTGGTCAAGGACCGGCTTGTGGATGCGGGTATTACGGCCGTCATCCATTCGCGCCGCGATCACGCCTACAGCCTGAACGTGGGGGCCATGTCGGACATTCACGTCATCGTGCAACCCGAGCACCGGGCCGCGGCGGAAGAGCTGCTCCGATCCTCGCGGATATCGGACGCCGACCTGGAGGCGGCGGCCATGGCCGCCGACCCCATCCTCGGGGAGGACCCTGCGTGAGCAACAACCTCAAGCGGATCCTGACAGCCATCGTTGGCATTCCGCTCGTTCTGGGTGCGCTGTATGCAGGCGAAGAGGCCCTGTGGGTCGTCGTGGCAGTCATCGCCCTCGGTGCCCAGTGGGAGTTCCTGACGCTCCTGGAGCATCGTGAGTGGCCTGTGGACCGTTTCTGGGCACTGTTGGCGGCCGTCGGGGTCCTGTCCCGCTCCTGGTTTCCGGATTGGGGGCTGGCCGTGACCGGCGTGGGCATGCTGTATGTGGCCTGGTTGCTCCGAAAGGGCGTGGAGGGTCGTCCGCTTGAGCGGATGGCCGGAACGCTGGTCAGTCTCGTCTATCCGGTGTTCCTGCTCTCCTTCATCCTGGATATCCGGGCCGGGGGTTCGTTCGCGCTTGTATTGCTGCTGTTCGGCA belongs to Rhodothermales bacterium and includes:
- a CDS encoding DUF2007 domain-containing protein, whose product is MPKKPKTVDGWISVFATGTDYEASLVKDRLVDAGITAVIHSRRDHAYSLNVGAMSDIHVIVQPEHRAAAEELLRSSRISDADLEAAAMAADPILGEDPA
- a CDS encoding phosphatidate cytidylyltransferase, which codes for MSNNLKRILTAIVGIPLVLGALYAGEEALWVVVAVIALGAQWEFLTLLEHREWPVDRFWALLAAVGVLSRSWFPDWGLAVTGVGMLYVAWLLRKGVEGRPLERMAGTLVSLVYPVFLLSFILDIRAGGSFALVLLLFGMIWACDTAAYYTGRSLGRHKLAPTISPNKTWEGAVGGVLGALLVAFLVRHFWLPGLTPVDAMGLALIAGVFGQAGDLLESALKRSAGVKDSGTLLPGHGGMLDRFDSIIVAMPLYAAWLVHVTGLLV